The Polynucleobacter sp. VK25 genome segment TCCACCATAATGGCTTGCCGTTGATGGGTGTGACCTACTTCTTGATTTGGGGCAACCCAATCAGCAACACCCAAACGCATTTGCTCAGCTCCACCCTCATCATCAATCAAAATCTTGAGGCGAATAGCAAGCTCCTGCGGAGATCGTCTGCCTAAGGCAATGTTGACACAAGCTTCTTCACGGGTTTTATCCCCCGTCCAGTGCATGAGCTTTTCCCAAATCTCCGGACTCAGTAGAGCTGCATCTACACCTTGCTGGCGTAGTGCGTTCGCCAAGAGACGCTCACCCAACTGAAGTGATTCTGAATAGTGCTTTGTTTTGAGAGAGTGGCGAATGGAGGCGCGAGCCTTGCCGGTGCGAACAAACGCTAGCCAACCTGGGTTGGGTTGAGAATTTGCCGATGTAATGACTTCAACAATATCGCTATTTTTTAATTCGCTACGCAAAGGCAATTGCAGTCCATTAATCTTCACCGCTACGCATGTATTACCAAGGTCGCTATGAATGGAGTATGCGAAGTCTAAAGCGGTAGCGCCTCTTGGCAAAGCTCTAATCTGCCCAGTGGGTGTAAATACATAAACAGCATCTGGGAACAAGTCAATTTTGACGTGCTCTAAGAACTCTTGAGAGTCGCCACTGCTGTCCTGAATATCAATCAATGACTGTAGCCATTGATGTGCTCGGTTTTGCACCTCACTCATGTCAGGAGAGCCATCTTTGTAAGCCCAGTGTGCAGCAACACCTGCTTCAGCAACCGCATGCATTTCAGTTGTGCGAATCTGAAACTCTACGGGGACGCCAGATGGACCCAATAAGGTGGTGTGCAGAGACTGATAGCCATTCAACTTAGGAATAGCAATGTAATCCTTAAATTTGCCAGGCATCGGCTTATATAAAGAATGCAAAATACCTAGAGCTCGATAACACTCATCAATCGAATGTACCGTTACCCGGAAGGCATAAACATCAAGCACCTGTGAAAAACTGAGATGCTTTGAACGCATCTTGCTATAGATACTAAAAAGCGTCTTTTCACGACCGCGAAGATCTACATCTAAGTTGGCCTTGGCAAAAGCCATACGAGAAGCCTGCAAAATTTTCTCGACCATTTCCTTACGATTACCACGCGCCCGCTTTACAGCACTCTCAATGACACGAAAACGCATCGGCATGGAATAACGGAAGCTTAAATCCTGAAGATCACGGTAAATCACGTTCAATCCAAGACGATGCGCAATGGGGGCGTAGATTTCGATTGTTTCAGCCGCCACTCGGCGGCGCTTCGCCATCGGTACCGCATCTAGGGTACGCATATTGTGCGTACGATCAGCCAGCTTTACCAAGATGACACGGACATCGCGTGCCATGGCCATAAACATTTTGCGAAAGCTCTCTGCTTGAGCTTCTGCATGACTTTGAAATTCTAATTTATCAAGCTTAGTCAATCCTTCAACCAACTCAGCAACCTTGTTACCGAACTTTTCAACTAAATCTGCTTTGGTACAGCCCGTGTCCTCAATCACATCATGCATTAAGGCGGCCATGATGGATGGGGCATCTAAGCGCCACGTAGCACAGAGCTCGGCTACGGCAACAGGATGAGTAATGTAGGGTTCGCCGCTGTGGCGATATTGACCTAAATGTGCAGCATCAGAAAACTGAAATGCTTTTTTGATTTGCGCAATCTCATCTGGTTTGAGATAAGAAAGCTTGGCAAGCAATCCCTCAATAGAAACTACCTGATGCTTTAAGGGGAGATTGGGTGCAGATGTCGGACCAAACAAATGGCGACTCGATTGCGCCAATAAGCTCGCAATAATCGATTTTTTACCGCTTGGGTTTGTGGTGTCGGATTCTGCATCCAACAACTGAGCTTGAGCCAAGTCAAGCGA includes the following:
- a CDS encoding bifunctional (p)ppGpp synthetase/guanosine-3',5'-bis(diphosphate) 3'-pyrophosphohydrolase, coding for MELPLGIVKTSEKPGSISSKDASLDLAQAQLLDAESDTTNPSGKKSIIASLLAQSSRHLFGPTSAPNLPLKHQVVSIEGLLAKLSYLKPDEIAQIKKAFQFSDAAHLGQYRHSGEPYITHPVAVAELCATWRLDAPSIMAALMHDVIEDTGCTKADLVEKFGNKVAELVEGLTKLDKLEFQSHAEAQAESFRKMFMAMARDVRVILVKLADRTHNMRTLDAVPMAKRRRVAAETIEIYAPIAHRLGLNVIYRDLQDLSFRYSMPMRFRVIESAVKRARGNRKEMVEKILQASRMAFAKANLDVDLRGREKTLFSIYSKMRSKHLSFSQVLDVYAFRVTVHSIDECYRALGILHSLYKPMPGKFKDYIAIPKLNGYQSLHTTLLGPSGVPVEFQIRTTEMHAVAEAGVAAHWAYKDGSPDMSEVQNRAHQWLQSLIDIQDSSGDSQEFLEHVKIDLFPDAVYVFTPTGQIRALPRGATALDFAYSIHSDLGNTCVAVKINGLQLPLRSELKNSDIVEVITSANSQPNPGWLAFVRTGKARASIRHSLKTKHYSESLQLGERLLANALRQQGVDAALLSPEIWEKLMHWTGDKTREEACVNIALGRRSPQELAIRLKILIDDEGGAEQMRLGVADWVAPNQEVGHTHQRQAIMVDGREGNSIHFQTCCHPIPGDNIIGYLGKGEGLQVHTNDCPLALRMLSKDSDKWVEVEWAKELNREFELDLAIDTRQGKGVLARVASSVTSADSNIMNVSMEDRFKEDSVTIRFTIQVYDRLHLSKVMRSLRSNPDVMRVTRTRAA